TTGGAAGCTATAAGCAGGAGCAAAAAAGCCAAGAAGAAGGAGGGGAAGGACATAAAAGTGTAAGCGTAAGCTTTTATAAGCTTGTCTGTGAAAGTCCCCTCTTTAAAGCCTGCCAAAAGCCCCAAAAGCACAGCCAAAAACCATGAAAGCACCGCAGAAGTCAGAGTCAAAAGCAGGGTGTTGCCAACCCTCTCCTTTATAAGCTTTATCACAGGTGCGTGATACTGAAAGGAATAGCCAAGGTCAAACATCACCGCAGATTTTAGCCATTTTATATACTGAACCATAACAGGTTTGTCAAGTCCATACTGCTTTTTTAAAGTCTCTATGGTTTCTGGTGATATCTGGGGATTGAGCCTCAGCTGGTCCAAGTAATCTCCCGGTGCCATTTTTATTATCAAAAAGGACAGAAAGGTAACACCCAAAAGGGTTATAACAGCCTGCCCAAGTCTTACAAGAAGGAATGTAAACATCAGAAGTAATTGGCAACAAAGTGCCTGACCTGAGCAAAGTATCTCTCTATCTCTTGACTGTGCTTTTGTTTGACATACCTTGCCAGCTTGTAGTCATCCCAAAGACCCAGCATAGGTATCCAGTCGGGGATGGCATCCCTGCTCTCTATAAAGTAGAGGAGAACCGCCACAAAATCTCTCCTTGTTTCCTCTCTCAGGTCAAAGTTGGGGTCGCTCAGCATCCTAAAAAACAGCTTTACATCCAGAATGAGATTCCTCACATACTCCATAGTAGGGGGTACAGAAGAAAGTTTATCAAAAAACGCCCTTCTTAGGTCCTCCATCTTAACTTCCCTGTAGTACTTTTTGAGGATTTTTTCCTTTTTGCTGTCCTGCATAACTCTTATTATACAATTAAGTTTCGGATATGGACAAAAGATGGCAGGCTCTAACCCTTCTTATAGCGCTTCTGACCGCAGACCTTGTGGCTTATTATACATCCCTTGCTTTAGCTTACCTTACGCGCACGGCTTTAAATCCCCTCCTTTATATGTACGCAGAGTTTAACTTCCCCCTCTCCCACTTTTTTAAGATGTGGTGGATACC
The DNA window shown above is from Hydrogenobacter thermophilus TK-6 and carries:
- a CDS encoding YkvA family protein; translated protein: MQDSKKEKILKKYYREVKMEDLRRAFFDKLSSVPPTMEYVRNLILDVKLFFRMLSDPNFDLREETRRDFVAVLLYFIESRDAIPDWIPMLGLWDDYKLARYVKQKHSQEIERYFAQVRHFVANYF